The DNA window GACCATGCATCTGGTGCCGGAGACAGGTCATCGGTGTTAGTTTCACCAGTAACCTTAAATACAGTCAGAGTGATTTTTTCTTGCAGCTGAGGCTTAGACAGGAACCATTCCGCATCAGCCCAAGATTGTAAAACTTGTTGTGCAAAAGTATTGCCTGCTTTTGCTTTCTCTTCTACGTCATAGAAAGCATCAAACATAAGCAGTGTGTGAGATAGCGCTTTTGCAGAAATTGGCGCTAGAGCATCGTCGTCCAATAGATCAACTAGTGGCGCGATATTGTAACCGCCTTGCATAGTGCCTAGCAATTGTGCTGCTTTTTCACGACTTACTAGCGGGGAAGATACTTCACCTTTTGCAACCGCTGTCAGGAAGCCAGCTTTCACATATGCCGCTTCATCAACGCCAGGTGGAATACGATTCTCTAGTAGGTCAAGAAGAACCTCTTCTTCACCTTGAGGGGGATTTTTAAGAAGTTCCACAAGACCAGCAACTTGCTCAGCGTCTAGTGGTTTAGGTACAACTCCTTCGGCAGCACGCTCTTCGACGTGTTTACGGTAGGCTTCAAGCACGACTTTTTCCTCTCATTGCGGTTCCTCCTTTATTATTACTATTGTTAAAGTAAAGGAGTGAACATCCTTGGAAACTTGGCTCTCCAGTGCCCTTGTTTTCATTCAATTATGATTGAGAAACAGCGCCGCAGAGGCCAAACTGTGGGCAAAAGAATAGCAAATTTAACCTTCAATTAAAATCTCATCATTTTGACCAACATAGCAACTTACGACTAAAGTCCTGCTAATTTTGTTCAAATTTAGTGAGGTATTGCTCTCTTTTACTGGTTAATTAAATGAAGTTCCGACGATCAGATACACAGCTTCCAGGTTTTGCTCTGTACGACCATAAGCCAACATTATAGGCCCGATTGGGGAATCGACACCAAAGAATACCGAGCCAGCGTTATACAGCGGCGCGTTACCCAAACCTAAATCATTGTCCGACCATACGCCACCGTATTCTACTGATGCACCTATATACACCGGTGCCTCAAACAGCCCGAAATCATTCTCGAACCATTTGTATCGGTAGACTAGGCTGCTGAAAAATAAATCCTGTCCAATCAGGCTGTTTCTCGGTATGCCGGACAAGTTCAAAAAGCCCCCCAGTTCTCGTGGATCAAGTGGGATAGTAGAGTTCTTACTCTCAACGACACTATATTCAGCATGCCCGACTAAAGTATGACGCTGATGACTCACTGCGCCTTTAACCCGAGCTGAAATTTCATACACGGTGTCTTCAACCATAGTATCGGAACCTAAAAGATTATCTCCCTCAGGGCTTTGGTCATGAGAGACTAAATACTCCAGATCGACCAGCATGCCGCGAGTAGGAAAAGCAAAGTCATCGAGCGTATCTAAGCGGTACTGGGCAAATACTCCAAGCCTGTCAAAATCCAGATTTCCCGCCGATGCCAGAGTGGATAGCTCAATACTCCCCGTTGAGTACCGGCCGCCAAAACGCAGCTCTTGCCATAGAGTGGGCTGAATACCAAGCGAAATCTCCGAAGAAAAATCGCTGTAAGAGACGGGGAAAAAGTCGTTCACGGCACCAATATCAGGATTTTGGAAATCGTTCAGTGGCAGATTACGTCCTTCATTGCTGTATGCTAATCGCCCGGAAACAAACAGCTGCTGGCTAGACAACACTGGAGAATACAGTTCAGCTTCAATCAGCTTATCTGTACCCATTTCTAAGTTAAATGCCAGCTCTGCGCCGTGGGAGTTTAATTTGGTGAAATTGGTCGATATACCAATCCCGTACTGACTATCGGTATCAAAGTCATCTTCAAGGAAAAAGCGGAAATTAAGGTAATTGGGACCCCAGGACTTCTCATTAACGGTAAAAACCAGCCTCGTGGCACCTTGCACTTCCTCATACTGATAAGTAATCAGTTCAAATCGATCAAGTGCATATAAATTCTCAACAGCATTTTCTATTTCACTCGTTGAGATCCGACGCCCGGTCTCTAAATGCATACGGTTTGTCAGCAGCACATCGCTGTAGTGCGTGTTATTGACAATCACCACCTCATCGACAACACGCTCATCACCATGAACTAAGGTTTTGCGGACTTCTTCTTTATGGTCGATGTATCGCTGGTAATCTGCACTCGATAAACTCAGCCCTTCTAACTTTGCCTTCAGCTCCTTGGTGATCTCATACCCTGAGTCAAATGCCAGTGGCATTTTATCGAACTCAACCGTTTCCATTAGCCCTACGTTAGGACGAATATAGATATCTTGCTCCTGGAGATCTTCCACTTGCTGCTGAGTACTGCGGCGGACAAGATAGTTGGAAAGTTGGTCAGCAACAATAAACAGCCCGGTAAAATCTTCCGCCGTTTTGTAGTCTGTGCTGATGTCTACAGCAATGACAACATCAGCTCCCATCGCGCGAGCCACATCAACGGGCATATTGTTCACGACCCCACCATCAACTAACAGATGTCCATTTAGCTCATAGGGAGGAAGCGCGCCTGGCACTGACATGCTGGCCATCATCGCATCGACTAAATAGCCGTTATCAATGACCACCTCTTCGAGTTCCAGAATATCAGTTGCAACCGAGCGATAAGGAATAGCAAGTTGATCAAACGATTCAAAGCGCCCAAGGTTACCCGTGGTTTCACGCAGAATACGTAACATATTCTGCCCTTGCACCACTCCGGTTGGCACGCGTATTTCGCCAAACCTCAGCCCGAGATCCGTATTTATTTGATAGCGGTCTTCATACTCTTTGTCACGAACACGGCGCTGACTCCGGTCGACACGATCCCGGTAACCGTTATTCCAGTCCACACTGTAGATGAAGCTTTCAATTTCACCTGCACTCATACCAATGGCATATAAACCACCAACATAAGCACCCATGCTGGTACCCGTAATGATATCAACGGGAATCTTCATCTCTTCCAGTGCTTTCAGTACACCTATGTGAGCCGCACCTTTTGCACCACCGCCAGCAAGAACCACTGCCACTTTAGGACGCGGTGCTGGCATATCCCCTTGAGTTTTTGCCAACGAAGGAGAAATAGTCAAAAAGAAACTTACCCAAAGCGCGACACAACGAAAGAACGGGCTAAATGGCGCCTTTTTGAACATTAACTTCTTCCTTTATTAAATATTGGGGCTGAGCAATGCCCATCGCCGAGCACTACTCACTTTAATATGCCTCTATATTTACTAAGAAATACTCCGTTGAACAAGCTTACGATGAATATTTAACAAGATTACCAATCAAATAAATTACTAATCCAGTTAGATTTTTTCTCGCACTGCTGTTTCATTTGACCGGTTTTGTCCCAAATTGGTAATTTATATTCACTGCGACAGTTCATCTCTAAACCGCCATCGGCGCTTTGTTTAAAGCCCAGAGTCGTCACCTCTC is part of the Vibrio sp. B1FLJ16 genome and encodes:
- a CDS encoding patatin-like phospholipase family protein, whose amino-acid sequence is MFKKAPFSPFFRCVALWVSFFLTISPSLAKTQGDMPAPRPKVAVVLAGGGAKGAAHIGVLKALEEMKIPVDIITGTSMGAYVGGLYAIGMSAGEIESFIYSVDWNNGYRDRVDRSQRRVRDKEYEDRYQINTDLGLRFGEIRVPTGVVQGQNMLRILRETTGNLGRFESFDQLAIPYRSVATDILELEEVVIDNGYLVDAMMASMSVPGALPPYELNGHLLVDGGVVNNMPVDVARAMGADVVIAVDISTDYKTAEDFTGLFIVADQLSNYLVRRSTQQQVEDLQEQDIYIRPNVGLMETVEFDKMPLAFDSGYEITKELKAKLEGLSLSSADYQRYIDHKEEVRKTLVHGDERVVDEVVIVNNTHYSDVLLTNRMHLETGRRISTSEIENAVENLYALDRFELITYQYEEVQGATRLVFTVNEKSWGPNYLNFRFFLEDDFDTDSQYGIGISTNFTKLNSHGAELAFNLEMGTDKLIEAELYSPVLSSQQLFVSGRLAYSNEGRNLPLNDFQNPDIGAVNDFFPVSYSDFSSEISLGIQPTLWQELRFGGRYSTGSIELSTLASAGNLDFDRLGVFAQYRLDTLDDFAFPTRGMLVDLEYLVSHDQSPEGDNLLGSDTMVEDTVYEISARVKGAVSHQRHTLVGHAEYSVVESKNSTIPLDPRELGGFLNLSGIPRNSLIGQDLFFSSLVYRYKWFENDFGLFEAPVYIGASVEYGGVWSDNDLGLGNAPLYNAGSVFFGVDSPIGPIMLAYGRTEQNLEAVYLIVGTSFN